In Fundulus heteroclitus isolate FHET01 unplaced genomic scaffold, MU-UCD_Fhet_4.1 scaffold_92, whole genome shotgun sequence, one genomic interval encodes:
- the exosc1 gene encoding exosome complex component CSL4, which yields MSPMRVCVPGEKLCSVEDCNAGTGVYERHGYIYSSLVGYVLRKNEGEKLPVISVVRETEAQLLPDVGAIVTCKVTGINSRFAKVHILYVGSTPLKDRFRGTIRKEDVRESEKDKVDIYKSFRPGDIVLAKVISLGDVQSTYLLTTAENELGVVVAHSEAGAQMIPISWREMQCPQTNAKEFRKVARVQPEYLEA from the exons GTGAGAAACTGTGCAGTGTAGAAGACTGTAATGCCGGCACAGGAGTGTATGAGCGACATGGCTACATATACTCCTCCCTCGTTGGCTACGTGCTGAGGAAGAACGAGGGCGAGAAG CTACCGGTGATCTCAGTGGTGAGAGAGACAGAAGCACAGCTGTTGCCGGACGTTGGAGCCATAGTCACCTGCAAG GTGACTGGGATCAACTCTAGGTTTGCAAAGGTCCATATTCTTTACGTCGGATCCACTCCGCTGAAAGATCGCTTCAGAGGGACCATCAG AAAAGAAGACGTGCGAGAATCAGAGAAAGACAAG GTGGACATCTACAAAAGCTTCAGACCTGGAGACATTGTCCTGGCAAAAGTT ATTTCCCTCGGGGATGTTCAGTCTACATACTTGTTGACAACGGCAGAGAATGAGCTGGGTGTGGTGGTGGCGCACAGTGAAGCAG GTGCCCAGATGATTCCCATCAGCTGGCGTGAGATGCAGTGCCCGCAGACCAACGCCAAAGAGTTTCGTAAAGTGGCCCGAGTGCAGCCCGAGTACCTGGAAGCATGA